In Archangium violaceum, the following are encoded in one genomic region:
- a CDS encoding alpha/beta hydrolase: MEPLDTLRLILAGLLFGLGLLGLFKAPLGSLWKPAVAATEWGHVLAVFPLLLLLLPGGTGFGARVAWCLAALAVILLLSSLIRALRYVKGLEADFAKTFGPVQPRTLPGAPARTAPLVLGDLLSVSTPVVTPTRHTYREVDGHVLQLDLYRSPGAPRPLPLVVVIHGGSWNSGDSSQLNWLNNYLSARGFAVAAINYRLAPRHTFPAQRDDVLAALSWLRENASQLELDPSRIAFLGRSAGGQLALLAAYTARDPAIRAAVALYAPTDLNWGWANPTNPRVMDSPKTLSEYLGGTPAQVQAHFDAASPIDFVLPSSPPTLLVHGTRDELVLAEQSRRLARRLEQANVPHLQLELPWATHGCDANPAGPGGQITTWAVERFLAAAFQDAPRPSAG; the protein is encoded by the coding sequence TTGGAACCGCTCGACACCCTTCGTCTGATTCTCGCCGGCCTGCTCTTCGGGCTGGGACTGCTGGGCCTCTTCAAGGCGCCCCTGGGCTCCCTCTGGAAGCCCGCCGTGGCCGCAACCGAGTGGGGCCACGTCCTGGCCGTCTTCCCGCTCCTCTTGTTGCTGCTGCCCGGTGGAACAGGCTTCGGCGCCCGGGTCGCGTGGTGCCTGGCCGCGCTCGCCGTGATTCTCCTGCTCTCCTCCCTGATCCGGGCCCTCAGGTACGTGAAGGGACTGGAGGCGGACTTCGCCAAGACCTTCGGTCCCGTCCAGCCTCGCACCCTCCCCGGGGCTCCAGCACGAACCGCGCCCCTCGTCCTGGGCGATCTGCTCTCGGTCTCCACCCCCGTGGTGACCCCCACCCGGCACACCTACCGGGAAGTCGACGGCCATGTTCTGCAGCTGGACCTGTACCGAAGCCCCGGGGCTCCCCGGCCGCTGCCACTCGTCGTGGTGATCCACGGAGGCTCCTGGAACAGCGGGGACAGCTCCCAGCTCAACTGGCTGAACAACTACCTCTCCGCCCGAGGCTTCGCGGTCGCGGCGATCAACTACCGGCTCGCGCCCCGTCACACCTTCCCGGCCCAGCGCGATGACGTGCTCGCCGCCCTCTCCTGGCTGCGAGAGAACGCCTCCCAGCTGGAGCTGGATCCCTCCCGCATCGCCTTCCTCGGGCGCTCCGCTGGAGGCCAGCTGGCGCTGCTCGCCGCCTACACGGCACGCGATCCGGCGATCCGCGCGGCCGTCGCCCTGTATGCGCCCACGGACCTCAACTGGGGCTGGGCCAACCCCACCAACCCCCGGGTGATGGACAGCCCCAAGACCCTGAGCGAGTACCTCGGAGGAACGCCTGCCCAGGTCCAGGCGCACTTCGATGCCGCGTCGCCCATCGACTTCGTGCTCCCCAGTTCGCCCCCCACCCTGTTGGTTCATGGGACCCGGGACGAGCTGGTCCTCGCCGAACAGAGCCGGCGTCTGGCCAGACGTCTGGAACAGGCCAACGTCCCCCACCTGCAGCTCGAGCTCCCCTGGGCCACGCACGGCTGTGACGCGAACCCCGCGGGACCGGGAGGACAGATCACCACCTGGGCCGTGGAGCGCTTCCTCGCCGCCGCCTTTCAGGACGCTCCGAGACCCTCCGCGGGTTAG
- the pdxY gene encoding pyridoxal kinase PdxY, with amino-acid sequence MAILSIQSHVSYGYVGNRAATFPLQRLGHDVWSVNTVQFSNHTGYGQWRGQVFEPSHVAEVVNGIAERGVLGECQAVLSGYMGNAETGSAILDAVAKVRAANPKALYCCDPVMGDVGRGMFVRPGIPEFMRDRAVPAADITTPNQFELEYLTGRTVRTLDDALKAAAALREKGPRVVLVTSLLREETAPGTIEMLAATDAGAWLVLTPQLPMQPPPNGAGDAVAALFLSHLLSGREAGEALGETAASIFGIFAATHAAGSRELRLVAAQEELVSPSRRFSVERVA; translated from the coding sequence GTGGCCATCCTCTCCATTCAATCGCATGTGTCCTACGGGTACGTCGGCAACCGGGCGGCGACCTTTCCGCTGCAGCGCCTCGGTCACGACGTGTGGTCGGTCAACACGGTGCAGTTCAGCAACCACACCGGCTACGGCCAGTGGCGTGGGCAGGTATTCGAGCCCTCGCACGTGGCGGAGGTGGTGAACGGCATCGCCGAGCGGGGTGTGCTGGGAGAGTGCCAGGCGGTGCTGTCCGGCTACATGGGGAACGCGGAGACGGGCTCGGCGATCCTCGATGCGGTGGCGAAGGTGAGGGCGGCCAACCCGAAGGCGCTGTACTGCTGCGATCCGGTGATGGGGGACGTGGGCCGAGGCATGTTCGTGCGGCCGGGCATCCCCGAGTTCATGCGCGATCGGGCGGTCCCGGCCGCGGACATCACTACGCCCAACCAGTTCGAGCTGGAGTACCTCACTGGCCGCACGGTGCGCACCCTGGACGACGCGTTGAAGGCCGCCGCGGCCCTGCGCGAGAAGGGCCCGCGCGTGGTGCTGGTGACGAGCCTGCTGCGGGAGGAGACGGCGCCGGGGACCATTGAGATGCTGGCGGCCACGGATGCGGGCGCCTGGCTGGTCCTCACCCCGCAGTTGCCGATGCAGCCTCCGCCCAATGGCGCGGGAGACGCCGTGGCGGCGCTCTTCCTCTCGCACCTGCTGAGTGGCCGGGAGGCGGGGGAGGCGCTCGGGGAGACGGCTGCCTCCATCTTCGGCATCTTCGCCGCGACGCACGCGGCGGGCTCACGGGAGCTGCGGCTCGTGGCCGCCCAGGAGGAACTGGTCTCTCCTTCCCGGCGCTTCTCCGTGGAGCGGGTGGCCTGA
- a CDS encoding glycoside hydrolase family protein, whose protein sequence is MRRLVAPSFIVILMLLGCETSTPATVEPTPEDAGTQTPPLPTKSAKRGIAFDLATPEDLAALSPGVSWWYNWSPQPHRNVPTDYRSRYGMDFLPMLWNGNFDATSIEAFLKAHPEIKYLLLLNEPNLTDQANMSPQDAARLWPRYESVAANTGVKLVGPAMSWGTYPGYSDPVVWLDAFYAAYRAANGNRDPRIDYLAFHWYDYGLAGQLDRLKKYGKPFWVTEFANCHSQKDGAQIDSVAKQKAQMTEMVAVCESREDVFRYAWFTGRWTNDPCFASLLGAPGTLTELGAHYLAQPFH, encoded by the coding sequence ATGAGACGTCTGGTCGCGCCGTCATTCATCGTGATTCTCATGTTGCTGGGTTGTGAGACGAGCACGCCAGCCACGGTCGAACCCACGCCAGAAGACGCGGGCACCCAGACGCCTCCCCTCCCCACCAAGAGCGCCAAGCGGGGAATCGCCTTCGACCTCGCGACTCCGGAGGACCTCGCCGCCCTCTCCCCAGGGGTGAGCTGGTGGTACAACTGGAGCCCCCAGCCCCATCGGAATGTGCCCACGGACTACCGGTCCCGCTACGGCATGGACTTCCTCCCCATGCTGTGGAACGGGAACTTCGACGCCACGAGCATCGAGGCGTTCCTCAAGGCCCATCCCGAAATCAAATACTTGCTGCTCCTCAACGAGCCCAACCTCACGGACCAGGCCAACATGTCGCCCCAGGACGCGGCGCGGCTGTGGCCCAGGTACGAGAGCGTCGCCGCGAATACGGGGGTCAAGCTGGTCGGCCCCGCGATGAGCTGGGGAACCTATCCGGGCTACTCGGACCCGGTCGTCTGGCTCGATGCGTTCTACGCCGCCTACCGCGCGGCCAACGGGAACCGCGACCCGCGCATCGATTACCTCGCGTTCCACTGGTACGACTACGGGCTCGCGGGTCAGCTGGACCGGCTCAAGAAGTACGGCAAGCCATTCTGGGTCACCGAATTCGCCAACTGCCACAGCCAGAAGGATGGCGCGCAGATCGACTCGGTCGCCAAACAGAAGGCCCAGATGACGGAAATGGTGGCCGTCTGCGAGAGCCGTGAGGACGTGTTCCGCTACGCCTGGTTCACGGGGCGATGGACGAACGATCCGTGCTTCGCCAGCCTTCTGGGCGCTCCGGGAACCCTGACGGAGCTGGGCGCCCATTACCTCGCCCAGCCCTTCCACTGA
- a CDS encoding DUF2381 family protein produces MFTLLSAALLMMVLVAGGSAAAQTCPPLGEAEGRCIELTADGAGEVSEAQLSPGLATTFLFDSDVRADSVLPENREHFEVMDLGKRTLTLVPSERMLGKNPSTVTVCFASNEAPACATFRLLLHPSIGERQVRIFRHPRPVESIQAELKKAYAESAKLQAELVQMRAEQGEPGGLTGMFVSGMVDTRGIHCSEVRVVQRPGNALSALRIITCRARGRMVMLVDLKNDDAAPWMPQGARLTGPKGEELKGAVWTPEPVRLGKSRPLYIEVQAEDARTVGPFTLKLWEADGPRTVTLGNVAFPVLTEGPGL; encoded by the coding sequence GTGTTCACGTTGCTGTCTGCCGCGCTCCTGATGATGGTGCTTGTTGCAGGGGGTTCCGCCGCTGCCCAGACGTGTCCTCCGCTTGGAGAAGCGGAAGGCCGTTGCATCGAGTTGACGGCGGACGGGGCTGGTGAAGTATCCGAGGCACAGCTCAGCCCGGGACTGGCCACGACATTCCTCTTCGACTCGGATGTACGCGCGGACAGTGTGCTGCCGGAGAATCGCGAGCACTTCGAGGTGATGGACCTCGGGAAACGCACTCTTACGCTCGTTCCATCGGAGAGGATGCTCGGCAAGAATCCCAGCACGGTGACGGTGTGTTTCGCGAGCAACGAGGCCCCAGCGTGCGCGACCTTCCGGCTGCTGCTGCATCCCTCGATTGGCGAGCGGCAGGTGAGGATCTTCCGCCATCCGCGTCCAGTGGAGTCCATTCAAGCCGAGTTGAAGAAAGCCTACGCGGAGAGCGCGAAACTGCAGGCGGAACTCGTACAGATGCGCGCAGAACAAGGCGAGCCGGGCGGACTCACAGGCATGTTCGTTTCCGGCATGGTGGACACGAGGGGCATTCACTGTTCGGAGGTCCGTGTCGTCCAGAGACCGGGAAATGCGCTGTCCGCGCTACGTATCATTACCTGCCGCGCGCGAGGGCGGATGGTCATGCTGGTGGACTTGAAGAACGACGACGCGGCGCCCTGGATGCCGCAAGGTGCCCGGCTCACTGGCCCCAAGGGAGAAGAACTCAAGGGCGCCGTGTGGACACCAGAGCCCGTCCGTCTGGGCAAATCTCGCCCCCTCTACATCGAAGTACAGGCCGAGGACGCGCGGACCGTGGGCCCCTTCACCCTGAAGCTCTGGGAGGCGGATGGGCCACGCACCGTCACTCTCGGCAACGTGGCATTCCCGGTTCTGACGGAGGGGCCGGGGCTCTGA
- a CDS encoding serine/threonine protein kinase, with translation MGLVYRLPEIGELVGGYRMVEKLGSGSYGHVYKAEQAQCFYAVKFLRGRLLHDRARREIRILLHLEHPDVVRFYGCGYWPDPFIGHSYLVMEFAGGRTLEAYASEENPSARRSARIVLDTALTLGEVLRQGVMHRDLKPDNIIIRDVNSRPLLIDFGVGTLVGAPAVTSSRLPPGTLEFRAPEAWRFSQESDSEHYEYGPADELWALGVTFYWLLTDVLPFGDRDDEEDGGLAERILHQTPVAPHLLNPRVPRALSDICMRMLEKEPTARYASVVEFCAALDAAMAEAEPDSCWDLPLFEPDALHARTTEEDPARVDVNDSTRWLRRWMKEKRRRGLKPPEKTDTTPTPVAGVLATVPEQNEPVVAPVPPPEPIAPPVSRTPAPSELPRAIPAPRPAMTRHRTRLATATGLAAVVLGISLLSSSILFPPVSAPLDTSSKATTTLQSESGHEVAWSAKPLDPPGGEGAEPAMGSISAPVMITMLPKDHTSEKPQEKKQKVLERAAKVIGTGLVCKALAGCPAPQQVRPTPEPAACPAGSTEAMADKLGVRVGEMVSGYLSTKGGAQDITVRQGATSIELGPLKPDKEGGDIFLSGILTIGEERVYGQFTQARIRDGQPFPVCFEMRDIFKRGKGSAISERHGDPDSARIWSTVDLKAVDRFE, from the coding sequence ATTGGTCTACAGGCTGCCTGAAATCGGTGAGCTGGTGGGCGGCTACCGCATGGTCGAGAAGCTCGGCTCCGGTAGCTACGGCCACGTCTACAAGGCCGAGCAGGCGCAGTGCTTCTACGCGGTGAAGTTCCTCCGCGGTCGCCTGTTGCATGACCGGGCCCGGCGAGAGATCCGCATCCTGCTTCACCTGGAACATCCCGATGTCGTCCGCTTCTACGGGTGCGGCTACTGGCCGGACCCATTCATCGGACATTCCTATCTCGTGATGGAGTTCGCCGGAGGGCGGACACTGGAGGCATACGCCTCGGAGGAGAACCCATCCGCCCGCAGGTCCGCGCGCATCGTGCTGGATACCGCGCTGACGCTCGGTGAGGTGCTCCGGCAGGGGGTCATGCACCGGGACCTCAAGCCGGACAACATCATCATCCGCGATGTGAATTCGCGGCCGCTCCTCATCGACTTCGGCGTGGGCACTCTCGTGGGGGCTCCCGCCGTCACCAGCTCACGCCTTCCTCCTGGCACCCTCGAGTTCCGCGCGCCCGAAGCGTGGCGCTTCAGCCAGGAGAGTGATTCCGAGCACTACGAGTACGGCCCGGCGGACGAGTTGTGGGCTCTCGGGGTGACGTTCTACTGGCTGCTGACGGACGTCCTTCCCTTTGGCGACAGGGATGACGAAGAAGACGGTGGTCTGGCCGAGCGCATCCTCCACCAGACGCCTGTCGCCCCCCACCTCCTCAACCCGCGCGTGCCACGAGCGCTCTCCGACATCTGCATGCGGATGTTGGAGAAGGAGCCGACGGCACGTTACGCGAGCGTGGTCGAGTTCTGCGCGGCGCTCGATGCGGCCATGGCCGAGGCCGAGCCTGATTCGTGCTGGGACCTGCCACTGTTCGAGCCGGACGCGCTTCACGCCAGGACCACGGAGGAAGATCCAGCGCGTGTGGATGTGAACGACTCGACGCGCTGGCTCCGGCGTTGGATGAAGGAGAAGCGCCGGAGAGGCCTGAAGCCCCCGGAGAAGACAGACACAACTCCCACGCCCGTGGCCGGAGTCCTCGCCACTGTCCCGGAACAGAACGAGCCCGTTGTCGCGCCAGTCCCTCCGCCGGAACCGATTGCACCCCCTGTGTCTCGCACGCCGGCTCCGTCTGAACTACCGCGAGCGATACCAGCTCCACGCCCTGCGATGACACGTCATCGCACTCGCCTCGCGACGGCAACCGGGCTCGCGGCCGTGGTGCTCGGCATCTCCCTGCTCTCCAGCTCGATCCTCTTCCCTCCTGTATCGGCCCCACTCGACACGTCATCCAAGGCCACCACGACTCTACAATCCGAGTCCGGCCATGAAGTGGCGTGGTCCGCGAAGCCGCTGGATCCTCCAGGCGGAGAAGGCGCCGAGCCCGCGATGGGCTCCATCTCCGCGCCTGTGATGATCACGATGCTTCCCAAGGACCACACCAGCGAGAAGCCCCAGGAGAAGAAGCAGAAGGTTCTCGAACGCGCCGCCAAGGTCATCGGTACGGGACTGGTCTGCAAGGCGCTGGCGGGATGCCCCGCCCCACAACAGGTGCGCCCGACTCCGGAGCCCGCTGCATGTCCAGCCGGTTCCACTGAGGCCATGGCCGACAAGCTCGGTGTCCGTGTCGGGGAAATGGTCTCCGGGTACCTTTCAACCAAAGGGGGTGCTCAGGACATCACCGTTCGCCAAGGCGCTACTTCCATCGAGTTGGGTCCTCTCAAGCCCGACAAAGAGGGAGGGGACATCTTCCTGTCTGGCATACTCACCATCGGGGAGGAGCGCGTGTACGGCCAATTCACCCAGGCGCGTATTCGGGACGGGCAGCCGTTCCCGGTCTGCTTCGAGATGAGAGACATCTTCAAGAGGGGCAAAGGTAGTGCCATCAGTGAGCGACACGGAGACCCCGATTCCGCCCGCATCTGGTCCACGGTGGACCTGAAGGCCGTTGACAGATTCGAGTGA
- the sitI6 gene encoding SitI6 family double-CXXCG motif immunity protein, giving the protein MKFYELNRDPSPRNTGNLNAAHAWKLPGVEPCPACHLQPEMHTFAQYPCVDLSGLPLEEQKKLSSAWPVPHEEFIRRRELVRPLAPPGAVLQPGAVFGPLQGTGQGYFGQLSMQNAMSLCMRREALERLQDAGIRGLRGCPTQVRFRTKNAPELRDIQLESHGRLHPDCLPPEEPRCPVCNVDKGFVLPDLYWLDATRMPEHVDIFRLGEVSGIIVANERLVDAVHHLELDGVVFKELEAR; this is encoded by the coding sequence ATGAAGTTCTACGAGCTCAACAGAGATCCCTCACCGCGCAATACGGGCAACCTGAACGCCGCTCACGCGTGGAAGCTGCCCGGTGTGGAGCCCTGCCCGGCCTGTCATCTGCAGCCCGAGATGCATACATTCGCTCAATACCCATGCGTGGACCTTTCGGGGCTACCACTGGAGGAGCAGAAGAAGCTGTCCAGTGCCTGGCCCGTCCCGCACGAGGAATTCATCCGGCGGCGCGAGCTCGTGCGTCCGCTGGCGCCTCCAGGCGCCGTGCTGCAGCCAGGAGCGGTGTTCGGCCCGCTCCAAGGTACGGGTCAGGGCTACTTCGGCCAGCTCAGCATGCAGAACGCCATGTCCCTCTGCATGCGCCGCGAGGCCCTGGAGCGATTGCAGGACGCGGGTATCCGCGGCCTCCGTGGCTGCCCCACCCAGGTGCGCTTCCGCACCAAGAACGCACCCGAACTGCGGGACATCCAACTCGAGTCACACGGGCGGCTCCACCCGGACTGCCTGCCGCCCGAAGAGCCTCGATGTCCCGTGTGCAATGTCGACAAGGGTTTCGTGCTCCCGGACCTGTACTGGCTCGACGCCACACGGATGCCGGAGCACGTGGACATCTTCCGCCTGGGCGAGGTCTCGGGAATCATCGTCGCCAATGAGCGCCTGGTGGATGCGGTGCACCACCTGGAACTGGATGGGGTCGTCTTCAAGGAGCTGGAGGCCCGTTGA